aaaCTGCTTTTGTAAGTGACACCTGGCAcaatgccgacaagttgatttGAAGGTTCTATTGGTCAtgtcctggtctgttttggagactggctctattgagttgagactgctgttgttttagctcttgttttggcgtgggttacagcCGACagccttgtgttcagaaaataaagaaCCAGAAGAAATTCAGTGTGTTTCTTTAGATCAGAACGCTACAAAAGTTCCATTTACCACCAAACTAAGACTGAGATTTATCAGCGTGATTTGCATTGCCTGATGGTTTCTACAATTTCCtatgaatataaaaaaaagtgacacatgtattttttattttttacaggaCAGAAGCTCTGGATCTATGGGTGTAAGAAACTACTAAACTACTActgaatacaaaaaacaaaaacaaaatacaaaacaaaacttcatgACAATTGTGTACATGAGAATTCTGGGCTAGTTTTTGAGTCACAGTGGCTGATTGTTTGTGTTTAGCCTCTTCCAAACTTTATTCTATTGCTTCCACATGGCGCTTGGCATCTGCTGTTCTTCATTTCCTAACTGACTACAACTAATGTTACAGTGCTTTCTATCTGAATACTTGTATctggattaaaggtgcactatgtaacttttctggtgaggagtCTGTCACCTGATTGACTCCATGgcgatgtttttgctttgcctgggatgtttcacagtattgcattaaacatgttcatcttgcatttattgaattttgAGTATTAATGTTGATTCAAAATAGCTAGAAaaactgatctgacctgtaacttgacccaGAGTCTCTTGCTTTTTTCCATGGagttaaataagtttaatgttgtCTATAATGTAGACAATACCAGGCAAAGAAGTAGTATGACTAAAGAAACAAGCAGTTAGTGAGTCATCCACcgaaaaagttgcatagtgctttAACGCATCACTATattttgtgtggttttttttaaatgtattttttatcttttctcCAGAAAGTGGAGGTGTACAGCGTGACGGTGGACTGCACGGTCACCTCACGTTTCGCTCACACCGTCATGACGTCCAAGGCCCTGAACAAGGCCAACAGCTCACAGGAAATCTTCTTTGAGGTGGAGCTCCCCAAGACTGCGTTCATCACCAACTTCAGCATGTCAGTTTTGCCCCTGTTGCTCTAGTTAGGATACAATGTAAAGGACAATTCAAACCATGTCtctatatatttagtttttatatgtatgtatttaacttaaaattaaAAGTTTAGGCTATAACTGAACTTACTGTGAGGAAAAATACTGTACACATTTCTCATTCCATGTTAATCAGATTACGGTAtataccagattattaaatgaAGTGCGGTCACGCTGTTGAATGTAATAATGTCATAATCTTGCAGGGTAGGTTTCTGTATAAACTCTAAGGGAGATACACTGTTTCTGAAAGAACTTGTACTGGTTAGGGACTGGGTCATGGCTTTAAATCCTTTCAAATCACAACAATTACGCCTTTAGAGTTGAATAATGCTGGTCCCACTTTCAGAAGATCTTGTGAACAATTTAATTcacttttacttatttacagTGACAGAGAAGatattgaactttgtgccagtttttgtttcatgtgcatagacccagtaattacaaagatattaaccataaaccaggtcaatacTTCTGCAATCTGACTTGAACAGTAAAATTCGCCCATACACTTCAGATCTGTTctgacatgttccacagtatacatgtcatgtctgtgtgcaacctgtattttgtttttactttgataTTTGACTCCACAGGGAAATAGATGGTCAAGTGTATGTAGGAGAagtgaaagagaaggaaaaagcCAAGAAACAGTACGATAAAGCTGTCTCTTCCGGACAGACTGCTGGCTTAGTCAAGTAAGTGTTTATACTGGAtgtctttctttatctttatttatacagtgggaaccaatgagagcactgtttaaaatacaatacaagcagaaaaacaaacaaaaaacaagtatacaagtccttataaaacactaaaaactgGTGCATgagtgtgtataaaagtttgttaccagattattgaATTACGATTGTGTCACCAGTGTATCTAGTTTTACTTTTCTTTGAAGTTTATCCCATTTGCATGATTTGTTCTTGATCTCTTGCAGTGCACCATCGCAATAACGCTTTTGAACCTTTCGCAGGGCATCTGGGAGAAACATGGAGAAATTTGCAGTATCTGTCAACATTGCAGCTTCCAGTTATGTTGTGTTTACATTAACCTATGAGGAACTTCTCCAAAGAAAACTCGGCAAATATGAGATCCTGGCACGGGTAAAACCAAAGCAAGTCGTCCAGGAGTTTAAGGTGAAGTGATTCAGGctttttcataaatattgaAACGACATTCTTCATTAAGCTGTTGTGTTTCATGCTGGCACAGATCGTGGCAAACATCTTTGAGCCACAGGGCCTTACTTTTGTTGAGACAGAATCAACCTTCCTGTCCAATGACCTGCTCCTTCTGGTGGAGAAAACTGTCACTGACAAAAAGGTAATGTCAGTAAACCGTTCAGTTAGCCAAGCATAAATCTAAGGATGATTTATTTTTGCAGGCACATATTTCTTTCTCGCCAACAATGGAACAGCAAAGGGGTTGTCCAGAATGTGAGGGATCGATAATTGATGGAGATTTCATTATCAAATATGACGTTAAACGAGAAAAGGTTTTGGGGGACGTTCAGGTAAGACATGGTTATTGCACATTATTGTCAGCATGTGATATTGATGCAGCTACTATTGTTTGATTTCTTGGTTATTagtgttcattttatgttttttttatgtaattaattGTGCACTTTTTAATTACCTGTAAATCCATACAGTAGAAACATATTATGTGCTATACAAATTGTTCTAAAATAACACTTTTCACGTTTAAGAGGGTTTGATCCCAGCTCTCACCAGTatgtactgttgtgtccttgagcaagaatCTTAAACTGCATTAGTTCATTAAATTGGTGTTACTCTTCTAtccatttttaacaaaacatttagGCAAAACACTACTATTCATAATGTTCATTCTTGTATTTTCCatgctatatttttacattattgtagAAAAGAAACTACTTCTATTGACAACCGTTCATGATTCTTTTGaaatatacactatatactacAACGGATGTACAACACACTTTCGGCAGCCTTACATTTTTTCTATAATGGTATTTAAGGAAGTGCTATTTAACTTCCCTGGTGGagacttgcttgtttccatggtaatgtttccctatatggcattaaactgcttAATCTTGCATTTTCCCCCCAATTACAGCTGTTTGTATAGCCaacaaataccttgaaaaacctctccatagatctgctctgtaacttagcctgatggtgtcacctgcttgtctttatggatatagatacgtttaatgccatactgtgaaacatttcagacaaagcaacaacatctccattgagacaaggaagtgcacctttaaataatacaaaattatcAGAATAATagtgtttatgtttaatgttgGCTTCTTTACAGATTGTCAATggatattttgtgcatttttttgccCCTCCTGACCTCCCCAGAGTCCCGGTCAATGTGGTGTTTGTCATTGACAGAAGCGGGTCAATGGGTGGATTAAAGATGATGCAGGTAAAATTGTTAATTctgtgtaaacaaatgtaatctctctttataaaaaataaataaatactgtattttgtttattgtatcAGACCAGGCAAGCACTCTCGGCCATTTTGAGTGACCTCCACCAAGAAGACCACTTTGCTTTGATAATATTTGATCATAGAattgaaaaatggaaaaaatatcttACCAAAGCAACAGAGAAGAATATCACTGATGCCCAAAGTTTTGTAAGAAGCATATCGAAAGACGGCTGTAAGTGAAATCTCTAAGCTCGaatctaaaaacatgttctttttGGATAAGATAGACAGCACTGTAGCcttgattttttattatagcTGCCAAAAACATAGTATTTCAGTCCAATGTCTCTACTCTTTAGCCACCGACATTCATAGCGCTCTGCAGGAGGCTGTGACGATGTTGAAGGAAAGCCATAAGAACAACGCTGTACCAGAGAGAAGTACCGATATGATCATTTTACTCACTGATGGAAATCCAAGCCATGGTGAGTttgtatgtgacattttataatctgtgtatgaAATTTGCATAATGTTTTGGGTTATGTGTTTTTAACTAGGAGTGAGGAGCATCCCTGTGATTCAGAAAAATATTCAGGCTGCCATCGCTGGGAACATGTCATTATTTTGTCTTGGTTTTGGGAATGACGTGGATTACTCTTTCCTGGATGTAATGGCAAGGGAGAATTTAGGAGTGGCACGAAGGATCTTTGAGGGCTCAGATGCCGTTCTTCAAGTTCAGGTACTCTACACAGAGACACAGcgcaaattaaaaataaacaagttctgtacaagtaaattttaaatgtgtttcaggGTTTTTATGAAGAGATTTCCAAGCCACTGCTGTTAAACGTGGGCCTGAGATATTCTGACAATGCAGTAATGACTCAAAATGACTTCCGACACTTGTTTGCCGGTTCCGAGATTGTAGTGGCTGGAAAACTACCTGACGACAGTATCGATAATTTGTTGGTGGAGGTGTTTGCCCAGGGGgtaagacatttattttttttttaagtttaaacaatttaaaaatcaaatgtagcaTAAGGCTGCATACGTTTAACATCTGTTTAAAGATTTGATTGTAATCACCGCgaaaaataaagttgtattatttGATGTCAGGACGAGTTCATTATTGCTATCAAATATATTTCTAGATCACaaatgcacattttattttaattatgtttctgatttttttttttcttttttcagcccAATATTGACTTTCAGGTCCAAGGTCAGGCTAATGTTGAGGATTGGAACGTCATCTACCCAAATGAGGAATACATCTTTGGGAACTTCACTGAGCGCCTCTGGGCCTATCTCACCATCCAACAGCTTTTGGAAAAGAGGTTTCTTTAAAATCTTAATTTATACTAAAACCCTTATGCATATACAttctttttgaaatgttttgctgCTAGTGACATCGGCGATGAGAAGGAGAAGAATAAGGCAAAGGCCCTGGACATGTCTCTGAAATACAGCTTTGTCACTCCTCTCACCTCGATGCTCGTCACCAAACCCGAAACTGAAGATGGAAATGACAAACTCGTGGCAGATAAACTGACTGAAGGTATTCTACTATAGCATTGTATGTATCGGATTGCCTCCTTATGTTCatgtaataaaactaaactgatTATGCACAAAACTAAAGCATAGATGATTTGCTATGATAAGTTAAATACCAAATAATTAATTAAGCTGAAATCTTGTCTTTTGATTGTTTTAAAGATCAGAGACAAAAAGCTGAAAGGGCCCGTGGTGCGACTGGTGCACAAACCCCAAATGTAGGCACCATTCCTGCCTATCCTGCTCTCAAAGGCAGAAgcggaggaggtagaggaggtggaggaggtggaggaggtggaggcagaAGCTGGAGTTCACGAGTAGATGGTAATACATTTTGAGTATAAAGTTGTGTATTACTTACAGCATAGTTTTGGAAACTGTTTGAATTGTGTGgtttaacaagtttaaaggtcaagttataatgttacctcatcacaaacatacccagatttgtgttttgtttcattcacacattttggagtaaccctttattattagtctgtctacatctctaaaggtcaaaacgctcagttccaccttgtgatgcaaTGTAGAAGTAGTTTAACAAGTTAACcactatcttttaccttttatttggtAGGAattggctgaaattatccaaatgattgtagtgaaggtgtatggagtttaaaaacaccgtggagcacttcctgtattaccttatgacatcacaagttggaacagagtgttttcagctaaatatgcagggtttgtgtgttaaaaatctatgaatgaaacatttttcattaatttgttcatttttttttaaatggggaaacaacattataacatagattttaaaaaaatagcataatatgggccctttacgtATATTGACACTGCACTGCATAAGACACtgcataatatttattttgctacGGTTGTTCTGCAGTGGATGGAGACCCACACTTCATGATCGAGCTGCCTGAACGAGATGACGCTCTGTGCTTTAACATCAACGATAAACCAGGAACGATTTTCAACCTAGTGAGGGATCCTAAATCAGGTAAATAATCAGATCAACTATTTATACACAGACATTTATCCTATTCTAGCGACATGGGCCTCAAGTTGGTTACAGACAGACAGCATTTCATTTATCAGGGTTGATTTGTATTTAAGAGGCAGGAATTCacaatattacacaattttcagTATTAAGCCTTACAAAAAACTCCTGTATTCCCTATATATGAATCATCTATAGTGTCAAATGAATTGCAGGACCCTAAGACAATTATTTTATTGGTTTATCATTTTTTAGTTTGCATAATTGTTACTTTGTCTGTGGTTTCAACCTCATTATACAAATATTACACTTTGTAGTAATGTACTTGTCATTTTCAGGATTCGTTGTCAATGGAGAGATCATAGGAAAAAACGTTGCTGGAGATGAAGCTAATATGAAAACGTACTTTGGTCGATTTGGCATTACCCATAGTTCACTGGGGATAAAGCTTGAGGTGAGCACTCAGAGCATCGCCGTGACCCAAGACGGGGAGCGTGTTCATCTACTCTGGTCCAATACAACCAGAGTCAAACGGCCCAAGTGAGAAACCCAAACTTCACACATACAGTATTTTCACATCAATTTCatttctgttctaatgtgaaaatgatgttgTTTCTCCAGTTTAGAaatcaaactgaccaaaaattGCAGCCTCACGGTGACGATAAAGCACGCAGTCAAGTTTATGGTCATTAAACACACAAAGATCTGGAAAAGACGCCATGACCAGCAGGAATACTTGGGCTTCTACAACCTGGACAGTCATCACCTGTCGCCTTCAGTTCATGGTCTGCTGGGTAAGACATCAAATGCACTCAAGAAAcctcaaaattaaaattaaataggtCAATTAAAGCCCCACGTtttagacaaaaataataaaataaaagcctaTATTTTGGCGTTATTCTGTTGCTTTATACCaaaatattgtttatattttcatgcCATGCAGGTGAAGTGCTGCCACCAGAAAGTTGTGCATTGTtttctttaaagggcctatattaagCAAATGTTTAAtgatttcctcatcaaaaaacatacctggagttgtgttttgtttcattcacacatatttaccacacaaatcatgcatatttaggctgcgttcttcttcttaaactgaaaaatacTGTCATcgaggaagtgcttcactgtgtttttaaacttcatccACGACATCTTTGCTTGGTGCAGCAGCAGATATTGTAGATTTTCTTTGGCAAACTCAACTGAACAataggtaaaacaaaaatatatttagaaacGGCAATCATCTATGGTTATTCTAGTGTATTGCAGTAAATAGTAGCTCAATTTAGGCTccaaatagctgttaactttaaaactactacagaatgacatcacaaggtggaacagagcattttgagctttggtaaTGTAGACAGTCTAACAATGGATTATGGAAACGTGTGatgtttttgaaaaggtaacagtattataaacatggattaaagttcacagaagtcaattttgcataagaCAGGACCTTTTGAGTTCAATTTTTCCTGTCGTTTTTGAAAgtaaatgtatgaaaatgaTAGTGTCTTACTGTTTTAGACAATACAATATGTCATGGTTCTAAATTATACGCATATATTTGTGTCAACCAATCAAAACCAGCTGCTGTCAATGTAGCTgatgttgtttttgatgttgaGTTACTTTATATGAAGCTTCTTGAGTCTGAGTTATGGGTCTTTTTTCCTATCCAGGTCAGTTTTATCATGGGGTAAGTTTTGAACTGGCAAACCCGGATCTAGCAGATAGCATCATGTTTGTGAAAGGACGAGAACTCAACGTCACCAGGTGATTGTAGAACTTTTTTCTACCTCCTTTAATTTAACTGTgcttatagttgttttttgtgaCTTGCAGACACTCGCAGAAGGACTTCAGCCTGGACGTGATATCTGGAAAAAGTATTGGGTGCTGGTTTGTAGGGAACAATGGCACGGGGCTCATAGATGGAGCAGCCTCTGATTACATTGTGCCAGGTCTCTTTGAGAATTCCTGGGAGTAGATCGGGAATATTGTACAGAATTTGTGGAATTAATAATGTACAATCATCATTTTTGGTCTGGGCGTCATTAAGCACCTCTCCAGAAGGCTGCTCGAAAACTTCTGTATCAAAAGCTGgtactaacaaaaaaaataattcttgaatacatttttttgtaaagtggATTCTGAGGGTTATGGGGCTAATCTGCTGCAATCAGTTCATTTAAATCAAATTGAGACCCAGTTGTTTCAGTGGAGCTCATTGCCAATAAGATCAACTTCACTAACATGTCTATAGTCAATCCTCTATCTATAAAAACTTAACTTAATAAAAACTGAAGCAGAGTGTGGACTTTGAAGGCAGGTTTTTGACTTTGTTGTGTCAAGCGGCATTTCCTGTTGTTCTTATAACCCTGGTAGGCATATTATTACTGTAGGTTATGTACCAAAGGAAACTTGTTCTTCTTTTAAAGAGAAGATATAACTTTAGGAATGAAATATATATTACACAGAGCACTATAGACTACAGTGTATGAAAAGGACAAAAGAATGTTaagtttgttgtattttttctaaAACAATGCAATTTCATTAAGctctattttttgtattttgaacataATAAAGTagttataaaacataaatgtacgTTTCGTGGACTATCCTTATATcacttcatgttttattatcatggacatgcattttttgtttggtaAATGGCTGAAAATGGTGAGATTTAGTGCGGGAACAATGAtatccagcagggggcagcctTACGATGTAGAAACCGCTTTGacccgccctcctcctcctcctcctcctcctcctcaccctgaGCTGATTGAAACCAGCCCATTGATCCATGATGAAGCCTTTCAAGTTCACAGAGCACGTGTCTTCACAGGTGTGATGACTGACTGAATGAAAGACCTGGACGATTTTCGACTAAAGCTTCAAATTAGAGTTAGTTTGCACATTAGGCCTACCGCGTGCACGTGTCTCAACCATGCCATAAACGCTGTTAGACTGATTTACTCGTTTTATTTAAGCATAAAggctaaataacaaaataaaatatggttTCATCATTTGACATAGTCTGTGGTTAGTTTTTCATCCCACGAACAACTGAACTCCAAAGAACTAAGCTTCCTAAACTTGAATAAAGCTGTAAACTCCATCCAGCGCATGTTCTGCACGGCCTGAATCATGATTAAATTATGTTTATCAGCTGtgtacaaaaaaaccccaacaggTTTTCATAGCATCTTAAAAgtctattattattacaaatgggACAAAGGTGGAAGTGCATGCGCAAATCATCTTTTTACtcttattaaactttttttacaTGCAAAATTCTAAGTGTATTGTCTAGACCTTAGTGGAGGCCCAAGTTATAAGATATAACCAAAAACAAGTACCAAAAACGAAGTAATAGTTGAAAAGTGGTGTTGAAGTTGTCCTGCACATAAAATAGACCACGCCTTGTAATTACGTCACATCAGTActataagtatatttttttctatacattttatttatttatttatatttttttattacagtcgTAGTAAAGTAGTTGTATAGAACTGTGTTATGATGTAATTCAGACTTTATGTTGCATTACCTTAATAAACTCTTACAATTATGGATAGATTATTAGattataacatattttatacagtGAGTTTGACCGTTAATGTCAtaaaaatgctctgaaaaagcTGTGGCATTATTAGTGAATACAGGACACGATGGAAGTCTGTAGCCACAATGAAGTATAATTACATACACACATCTCTTGTTGATTAACACTCACCATCTGAccaaataaatcataataacaCTGTTAATATATTCAGGTTCATATAATATTTTGAAAGCTTTGTTGGTATTTGTTTATaatgctttttctttttaaaattctagTACATTATGCTGATATTTATGCACTATTATGCCTGTGTTTTTAGGGACTCCTTCACTCCTCTGGCTCCGATTACGCAGACTGTAATGGTGAGGGTAAGTGTGCTGACCCCAGTCATGTCGGAAGTTCAACAGTTCGTGCAGTGTTCGTGAGGGGGATCGCTGGAGAAGTgtttgcctgtgtgtgtctgtgctggtTTATCCGTGTGTGTTTGGCTAAGCTCTCTGATTAAGCGCAGATGTGCACGGCTCTGGGTGTTGGCTGTAGTTAAAGAGGACCCGCTGTGCTTCATTCAGGCCTGCTTACACACAGTGCTCAAATGACTTCTTCGCACATGACTAGCATTAATATCTGTGCTGTACATTACAAACGTTCCTTCAGGGTCAGCAACATCAGGTCACtgacaggaaaaaaaagaagtttgtTTTTGGTGAGAAGTTGTGCTCCTGATCTCCCCTAGAGGGCAGAAGAGTGCTGTAAACAATGAGTGCCAGTGTGAAATGATAAAGTAGGCCTATACAAGTGTAATTGTTTATGGAAAGAATAATGCATAACTTAAAGAAATTCAAGTTTTCTCctttattttatagttttaaggtttacattttaattttacattcaAGCTGTAAAACAATACCTTACCTGAATTCCATTGCATCATGtcagagtaaaaataaatctaataatTATGTGTTTAGAATGATATATGTGCTCATGATACTATACTTAAATATACCTGGGAGTCTTAGCAGTTTAatgtattttgttcattttgatttatttcagaAACTGTCCTGCAGACTACTAATCGTACATGAGTTTGACAACAACTATTCCACATCAGTGTCCTCCCTtcacaacttgacaaacttctAAACCCCTAAAAGAAATCCATCCACGGTAAGTTGTTCTTGTGTCCATTTTAACCCTTTCCTTTGCCTCACCTCACCTCTCAGGTCAGTGCTCTCTCTCCCGCCCTCGTGCCCGTGTGAATATTTGACATTGCTGTTGCCGCTGGTGCGTGATGCAGGGACTGAGCGCTCATTGTGTCTTTGTGGTGTGGGCTCTGCTGCGGTATGCGGCTCCTCTGCGTGTGGTGTGTGGTGACAGGCGTGTGGCTGCTGACGCCAGCCGGTCGCCGggctgtctgtccctctgtctctacgGTTACACCTGAGCGCTGCTGACATGGCCTCACAACCGTGCAACCACACCTGCAGGTGAGCTCTGCAACCACAGCAGCATGAGGGAAAACACATTCTTTCAGGCTTCTTATTGTAGTTTGTAGATTGATTAAtttcccatctgtattaaatattattaactTATTGAATATTGCGATCTGGAACCCAGCAGTAGTTTAGAACTTTGCAGAATGTATTATTTACTTTTGATGTTTTTGGTCAAATCTACTGATAATATAACAACAGACTACAATGGTAGtgtagttaaaaaaacaaaacatttagatCTAgatttaataatacatttaacttACTTTTTAGTAAGTTTCATAATTTTGTTTGAACTCTTTCATTTACTCTGCCTAAATGAAAAGTGGAACACTTAAATCCATATCAAACCTTTGCAATGGTTTCCTAATATTATCCATAATTCTGTTATACTTAGTTATACTTTGTAGAAATCTGGTTCAGTTGTGGGCTTTGACAATCAAAAGGTCCGAGTGGAGTGAGCATTTGAAGAGAGCTCTGCAGGCATGTAGCGATATGCTGTGGAAGTCCGCTCCATATTGCAGCGGGCCGCGCTGTAATCCTTGGTACTTAGTGTGTTCTTTGGGGCTGCTGAGGTGAAAAGTTGAACCTGGTGTTGACCTTCTCTTGAAATAAGGCTTAGCTCTGAAGTCAGGCCCAGGTCAAAGGCACAGGGAGGATATTCTGGAGTTCCTGTGCCCTCCTCAACTCTCCCCTCCCACACGGAAACAATTCACATCTACGATAAGacattgtacatattttcagcattttatctcttgtgttttggttgtttgtttttacttgaTGACGAAGGTCTTGTGTCCTCTTGTCACGGTGCTGTTAATCACCATCACATCTGATCCTTTGGTGCGAGGAGTGATCAATGGTGTCTGTGTTTATCACTACAGAGAGTTGGATATCAGAAAGATGaaagatgaaaacaaacaaactatttcaacatacaaaaatatacaaactaaTTTCAAAAACACAAGATTAGACTGAAAGATGATTTAATGCAGGTTTTGGCATTTCACAAATAtatccaaaaatataaataaaacacaaacagtaaAAGACGTCTACAGCTAATCTGAAAGACAATATCACTTTAAACATGATATTCTTAGTACTCAGCAAATGTTACTAAATGGTATAATTTCTGTTATACCATTTAGTAAATTTTGTATTGgtttaaattacataaaaaccTTACAAAATagtccaatccaatccaactttatttctaatgcactttaaaaacaacagagttgaccagagtgcagtac
The sequence above is drawn from the Periophthalmus magnuspinnatus isolate fPerMag1 chromosome 5, fPerMag1.2.pri, whole genome shotgun sequence genome and encodes:
- the LOC117371020 gene encoding inter-alpha-trypsin inhibitor heavy chain H3-like translates to MHDLGPTCFKFPSRFIPRHTRLLGQLFSVDAMWIVAQLWLICLSLWLPARLHGAVVVSKRDVPDQDRSSGSMGKVEVYSVTVDCTVTSRFAHTVMTSKALNKANSSQEIFFEVELPKTAFITNFSMEIDGQVYVGEVKEKEKAKKQYDKAVSSGQTAGLVKASGRNMEKFAVSVNIAASSYVVFTLTYEELLQRKLGKYEILARVKPKQVVQEFKIVANIFEPQGLTFVETESTFLSNDLLLLVEKTVTDKKAHISFSPTMEQQRGCPECEGSIIDGDFIIKYDVKREKVLGDVQIVNGYFVHFFAPPDLPRVPVNVVFVIDRSGSMGGLKMMQTRQALSAILSDLHQEDHFALIIFDHRIEKWKKYLTKATEKNITDAQSFVRSISKDGSTDIHSALQEAVTMLKESHKNNAVPERSTDMIILLTDGNPSHGVRSIPVIQKNIQAAIAGNMSLFCLGFGNDVDYSFLDVMARENLGVARRIFEGSDAVLQVQGFYEEISKPLLLNVGLRYSDNAVMTQNDFRHLFAGSEIVVAGKLPDDSIDNLLVEVFAQGPNIDFQVQGQANVEDWNVIYPNEEYIFGNFTERLWAYLTIQQLLEKSDIGDEKEKNKAKALDMSLKYSFVTPLTSMLVTKPETEDGNDKLVADKLTEDQRQKAERARGATGAQTPNVGTIPAYPALKGRSGGGRGGGGGGGGGGRSWSSRVDVDGDPHFMIELPERDDALCFNINDKPGTIFNLVRDPKSGFVVNGEIIGKNVAGDEANMKTYFGRFGITHSSLGIKLEVSTQSIAVTQDGERVHLLWSNTTRVKRPNLEIKLTKNCSLTVTIKHAVKFMVIKHTKIWKRRHDQQEYLGFYNLDSHHLSPSVHGLLGQFYHGVSFELANPDLADSIMFVKGRELNVTRHSQKDFSLDVISGKSIGCWFVGNNGTGLIDGAASDYIVPGLFENSWE